In Danaus plexippus chromosome 19, MEX_DaPlex, whole genome shotgun sequence, the following are encoded in one genomic region:
- the LOC116767890 gene encoding dmX-like protein 2 isoform X2 translates to MNCHQVLSGACNSGDQCFAVGSVEGIPFTAYAAGCNIVILASNFERVQIIPGAIHGYVRISSLDCSTDTGKIAAAYGAEVCIFEPTPLIHTSATTHGLEYRWVQTGKLVADGPITALSWNLEGTRLLTGGKILQLWHQASLYQDDSQPSSGVTFQIGGDKDEKTKQQEEDEPGWLCVWQCHTATPAHHLAFSPDGVLFATSGVNDRLVKIWYQNKVLVQAQGEHSSPELNYTFIYVAHPRAVTHLSWRKTSKYMPKGSVGNVLVTSCVDNICRVWAETLLPEDEWGCATHARSPPRRQRATHRHKHRFMQRLKHMKTCFHIRRTAQSSKQPGAPIPTLPSTYSAHDFHNPYHSTSYTGGLHFHLAASINAETDIPLVPSLAGGGRFILHWLHNKEMHFTSQAEAILHDLTKKILDKEETDEGGSGSDHTTHPDGENENSSANHSHPSLSNTTSINSIATDVTCTHLPDSLDAKIEALLRDWHQSPDLLFSIHPVDGSFLIWICEWLDELQAGAIRQAQVSYSARIPCAFPLGDATTMCTPAALYHAAAQPLYVRHRTKPVTPGQPQQGESVTTPLASVQEEKEENDWPQNENQNAGEENGAREENNNDMKRKTSIATEELENQDGDILESAPVISMVTNHTNGTLNLWQLTFDDKSKFSQVLSIGHASRASGHRFRVNDITCHPVLPLLLTTSHHNISDSSRESPSPAAGGLCSELVMWRVECVGPLGKSGGVSELARVNSPHLSAFSNVAWLPTLLPSTTLGNLSNSPSACFVASDGESLRLFQAVIDARTLLAEIATSERRHKDVMHHDTMSMSSESSVSEGGVPLHDRIKIVSQQSTARPGAIIQLHAIADATHDWHNTQLLHVFQEQLITGERTSSDCESTDSGVEGSDANPAETGLEAIVDLRKSAVFNEPFYIVVLERTDGGSTVHMWRLTVSSQADPSDDLTNSMMYVPDSALIQEDEGDSRKNSVCVDERPAPLNAHSHLSITTKKVCECPLSLPDGVDVIHATPAAGHLSSASIYPACLAPYILATACSDSTLRFWKCDVTKKDNDEFDYAWKEWEMMNKDQESAIDIPGQPLHISAAYSGRIACAYKCGRSFTRPKNTSSSPDARFVNLCVCVYECESTGGAEWLLEDTIPLRNVSLPRVGVCADTQIDLSYLHDTSFMQKKQRLTQVLQTLSSDESRNNRNGEADAGKAAGLLAVPSFSTLQSLRKSIMENGNTCPLTQKHLVQLDWVSKEDGSHILTVAVGSRVLLFTPVSSDLAQANIKAMKESINNNRPILRKASSLAAPLFVEEIRWMQLRRIQLKTADGLPPLPMQISWVRDGILVVGMDSEMHVYSQWKPETPQMNSGQAGVQEQEECSESRALRDSDLRVSAPHLQRVSSINLQLLERDARRRTKAMPDQPQPLLDYMPDYGLFEASQIACPVLPQYHPKQLMELLNSGKIRWVKAILAHLVRCIGGSYTSRSSQGDEDSISRQRGWSRSRTLSVSFAAGAASPLDGVTQITEDVQLDYAELTSVPPLPLWTLLVADKESAHNPSTIQEAKDYNELFEGSMEVEDDLDALLLEEEDGIDRRPSMPERQLLSHFGPRQGRILSRLLTHTHLPGLSSLDQMHLLALADTVSTCDADFAERLTNCARVDVTQGQGQEILPDSLDDCGLRFLLAMKHYGYLARCLPLAQRASLQRAGVGTCNLVWAFHSETHDQLLALIPGYTKGQAKWSTMRELGVGWWVRGELLRTCVERLARASYLAKQDPMDAALYYLAMRKKTLLWGLFRSHRDEKMTAFFANDFSEDRWRKAALKNAFVLLGKQRFEHAAAFFLLGGALKDALEVLMTRLCDLQLAMIVARLYESDSALPPSLKKLLMDEILGGETEDQEIDLEHAHPDPFIRSMALWELKRYGEALDTLLSPAGRLHAANNKDNEPMPSVFNFYVYLRTHPRLKRHNMPSQGGTLALLQQEPEEGITRLERRLYFQTAHGHFKAGCPALALEVLSKLPGRVRDERPRTGPTSAPSVDHAVIHSGQLEETPKKAEESTMDWGTSTSIDWGAPVSTEKKDELVLSWDDDEDNKSEESGASTPPLEIKINKEEEPLVNGVVDSDKPEEPPTVDIMAQQLKFVACLKILMEELSTLATGFEVDGGHLRYQLYIWLEREVEALRRLCGYVSASGAASGGELICADGESPPLPEKPTLHQLLVREKSDFEAKVQRAVRRKKWLKANETLLRTLLSYCSLHGAGGGGLASVRMELVLLLQELGQDKQHQQLLSPLPFPTTLPLLAAAVATNNTVVADPVRHLQSVAHDMLGTLSELGVPGGGASRVLHTLRELAVALSACIYQSLCDSDTFTIKHSHHHDGMIAETPGTTNLLVRPRRYSVEELSVTTPPNKWPGVSALRGLALRAAEEEEAPRLPVLLAEAFCAVYLALLGWALAARDAHLLYRLAAHTTDNKAHSKLFGGGVKRLLTTAPATPQPKLVERTEGTSVWSSLREKRALLHMRLLGLGPTAPHKNIQEGRPTYREQFVPPLYSILTFLLTKPTPEQDPDSNDYDSAESGADEAEDSGSDCDDDDIFDTSKVKTEKRRKGANMEHCDVDSYSWYVMRVAVLRLAQHKLQHFLQLCGIEMSELATTSPTVHGALRRLEQWQQQLTETLESRAPPTDYIPGCFPEQITTGPPINKYRCLLEKHNTPFNSALYSSAPARRLWNYLVRQEQVQEVFIRAVFSRRRTCSESHERAPRKDDDLHSPVRIIHKEQDSIAAFCLNRVGGGLLAVATAREVQEMDVSLLLRGGACWAEDECEVDLLALASDPAALPDTGFLLIQHHDKQNGGSVPGTGNNSPMNPNLPQVPVGMASQTGRGASVHERRPSQSNPTGYEAYVVTVLKHKIDNIKRMAAHPSQPLYLTGGADGSVQVWEWGHGSCVWSPRAPGAFAKVTRVRFSDYGNKFAASDADGNLALWQLQPSVALASDTMSAKARRPFFTHQCHSKGISDFVFLGSCSLVATAGHSSESKNVAIWDTLMPIKKALVVSWTCHEGGASCVSWAGGAGALVSCGRRGDVLVWDVRARAPRHKLHAHHAPIKCVALSPKEDYYAIGAADGDIKVFSLATHQLLHTFAGEHARSSFFKHIGQGVTQIHIDNANRLFSCGADGTMKVRKLPDRDAPLHHHYPA, encoded by the exons ATGAACTGTCATCAAGTACTTAGTGGTGCCTGCAATTCAGGAGATCAATGTTTTGCTGTTGGATCCGTCGAAGGAATACCTTTTACA gCATATGCAGCAGGATGTAATATAGTGATATTAGCATCAAATTTTGAGCGAGTACAAATAATACCAGGTGCTATACATGGATATGTCCGCATCAGTTCCCTGGATTGTAGTACAGATACAGGAAAAATTGCAGCGGCTTATGGAGCTGAAGTATGCATTTTTGAACCAACACCACTCATACATACATCGGCAACAACCCAT GGTCTGGAGTACAGATGGGTACAAACTGGCAAGTTGGTGGCAGACGGTCCGATCACCGCATTGTCGTGGAACCTGGAGGGAACTCGCCTCCTCACTGGAGGGAAGATCTTACAATTATGGCACCAGGCATCTTTGTACCAGGATGACAGTCAAC CAAGCTCCGGAGTGACATTCCAAATAGGTGGAGACAAAGACGAGAAAACAAAACAGCAGGAGGAGGACGAGCCG GGTTGGTTGTGTGTATGGCAATGTCACACGGCGACGCCCGCACACCACCTAGCGTTCTCACCGGACGGTGTCCTGTTTGCTACCTCTGGAGTGAACGATCGTCTCGTCAAAATATGGTACCAGAACAAAG TTTTGGTCCAAGCGCAAGGAGAACATTCTTCTCCGGAACTAAACTATACCTTCATATACGTGGCTCATCCTCGCGCCGTCACACACTTGTCCTGGAGGAAGACCAGCAAGTATATGCCTAA AGGCAGCGTGGGTAATGTGCTAGTGACGTCATGCGTGGATAATATCTGCCGCGTATGGGCAGAGACTTTGCTGCCCGAGGACGAGTGGGGCTGCGCCACACATGCACGCTCACCGCCGAGGAGACAAAGAGCAACGCACAGACACAAACATCGGTTCATGCAGCGGCTTAAACACATGaa GACATGTTTCCACATCCGGCGCACGGCCCAGTCTTCCAAGCAGCCGGGCGCGCCCATCCCCACCCTGCCTTCAACCTACAGCGCGCACGACTTCCACAACCCTTACCACTCCACTTCTTACACTGGag GGTTACACTTCCATCTCGCAGCATCTATCAACGCGGAGACGGACATTCCTTTGGTTCCGTCGTTGGCTGGCGGGGGGCGGTTCATCTTACACTGGTTGCACAACAAAGAAATGCATTTTACCAGTCAGGCAGAAGCTATACTGCATGATCTCACTAAGAAG aTTTTAGATAAGGAAGAAACCGACGAAGGTGGTTCAGGTTCAGACCACACCACACATCCGGACGGAGAGAACGAGAATA GCAGCGCCAATCACAGTCACCCAAGCTTGTCAAACACCACGTCCATAAACTCGATCGCTACAGACGTGACGTGTACACACCTCCCGGACTCGTTGGACGCGAAGATAGAGGCGCTGCTGAGGGACTGGCATCAGAGTCCCGACCTTCTATTCTCTATACATCCTGTAGATGGCAGTTTCTTGATATG GATCTGCGAGTGGCTGGACGAGCTCCAGGCGGGTGCAATTCGCCAGGCTCAAGTGTCCTACAGCGCCCGCATCCCGTGCGCCTTCCCCCTGGGAGACGCCACCACCATGTGTACGCCGGCCGCGCTCTACCACGCCGCCGCTCAGCCGCTCTACGTCAGACACCGCACCAAACCAGTCACGCCCG GACAACCTCAACAAGGAGAAAGTGTCACGACTCCATTAGCGAGCGTTCAGGAGGAGAAGGAAGAGAATGATTGGCCGCAGAACGAAAACCAAAATGCGGGAGAGGAGAACG gagCACGAGAAGAAAATAACAAcgatatgaaaagaaaaacgaGCATCGCGACCGAGGAGCTGGAGAATCAAGATGGCGATATACTGGAGTCGGCGCCCGTTATATCGATGGTCACCAACCACACGAACGGAACCCTGAACCTGTGGCAACTTACATTCGATGATAAATCCAAATTCTCTcaa GTGCTTTCAATAGGTCACGCTTCAAGAGCATCCGGACACAGGTTTAGAGTCAACGACATCACATGCCATCCAGTATTACCCCTGCTGCTCACTACGAGCCATCACAATATATCGG ACAGTTCCCGCGAGTCTCCGTCGCCGGCGGCTGGCGGGTTATGCTCCGAGCTGGTGATGTGGCGAGTGGAGTGTGTGGGTCCTCTGGGCAAGTCGGGCGGCGTCTCCGAATTGGCGCGTGTGAACTCGCCTCATTTATCGGCCTTCAGTAACGTCGCCTGGTTACCTACACTATTACCAAG TACAACTCTCGGTAATCTATCAAACTCGCCGTCGGCGTGCTTCGTGGCGAGTGACGGTGAGAGTCTTAGACTTTTCCAAGCCGTGATCGACGCGCGCACTCTGTTAGCGGAGATCGCTACCTCCGAGCGACGCCATAAAGATGTTATG CATCACGACACGATGTCTATGTCGTCGGAGTCGTCGGTGTCGGAGGGGGGCGTTCCTCTTCACGATCGCATAAAGATCGTGTCCCAGCAGTCCACGGCGCGGCCCGGGGCCATCATACAGTTGCACGCCATAGCGGACGCCACGCACGACTGGCATAACACGCAGCTGCTGCACGTGTTCCAGGAACAGCTCATTACTG GTGAGCGGACATCCAGCGATTGTGAGAGCACAGACTCGGGAGTGGAAGGTTCCGATGCGAACCCCGCGGAGACCGGTCTGGAGGCTATCGTGGACTTGAGGAAGTCGGCTGTCTTCAACGAACCCTTCTATATAGTGGTGCTGGAGAGGACGGACGGCGGCTCCACCGTGCATATGTGGAGGTTGACTGTGTCCTCGCAAGCTGATCCATCAG ACGACCTCACCAACAGTATGATGTACGTCCCCGACAGCGCGCTCATACAAGAGGACGAGGGCGACTCGAGGAAGAACTCCGTGTGTGTGGACGAGAGGCCAGCGCCGCTCAACGCACACTCGCATCTCTCTATAACTACTAAGAAG GTGTGCGAGTGTCCATTATCCTTACCGGACGGAGTGGACGTCATTCATGCGACGCCAGCCGCCGGACACCTCAGCTCCGCATCTATATACCCAGCGTGTCTGGCTCCTTACATCCTAGCCACCGCGTGCTCTGATAGTACATTAAG ATTTTGGAAATGTGACGTCACCAAGAAAGATAATGATGAATTTGATTACGCTTGGAAGGAATGGGAAATGATGAATAAGGATCAAGAGTCTGCTATTGACATTCCAG GTCAACCGCTACACATCAGCGCCGCGTACAGCGGTCGCATCGCGTGCGCTTACAAGTGCGGTAGATCGTTCACGCGGCCAAAGAACACTAGTTCCAGCCCGGACGCCCGGTTCGTCAACCTGTGCGTTTGCGTGTACGAGTGTGAGAGTACCGGAGGCGCGGAGTGGCTGTTAGAGGACACCATACCGCTGAGGAATGTGAGCCTGCCGCGGGTCGGGGTGTGCGCCGACACACAGATAGACCTGTCGTACCTTCATGACACATCGTTCATGCAGAAGAAACAACGGCTGACTCag gttCTTCAAACTTTATCGTCGGACGAGAGCCGCAACAATCGTAACGGCGAGGCGGACGCGGGGAAGGCGGCCGGCCTTTTAGCGGTGCCGTCCTTCAGTACTCTACAGTCCCTACGCAAGAGCATTATGGAAAATGGCAACACGTGTCCACTAACACAGAAACATCTCGTGCAATTGGACTGGGTGTCCAAGGAAGATGGATCCCATATACTGACTGTAGCTGTTGGGTCTAGAGTTCTGTTATTCACGCCGGTTTCGAGTGATCTGGCCCAAGCCAACATCAAG gctATGAAGGAATCGATAAACAACAATCGTCCGATTCTGCGTAAAGCGTCTTCTCTCGCAGCTCCGCTATTCGTAGAGGAGATACGATGGATGCAGTTACGTAGGATACAACTGAAAACTGCGGACGGCTTGCCGCCGTTACCGATGCAGATATCGTGGGTTCGAGACGGCATTCTGGTAGTGGGGATGGACTCCGAGATGCATGTGTATTCACAGTGGAAACCGGAAACGCCACAGATGAATTCTGGACAGGCTGGCGTGCAG GAGCAAGAAGAGTGCAGTGAATCCCGTGCTCTGCGCGACTCAGACCTGCGCGTGTCGGCGCCGCACCTGCAGCGGGTTTCTTCTATAAATCTCCAGCTGTTGGAGCGAGACGCGCGAAGACGAACCAAAGCAATGCCCGACCAGCCACAG CCTCTTCTGGACTACATGCCGGACTACGGTCTATTCGAAGCGTCGCAGATAGCCTGTCCCGTGCTACCTCAGTATCATCCGAAGCAGTTGATGGAGCTGCTGAATAGCGGTAAAATAAGATGGGTGAAGGCCATTCTGGCACATTTGGTcag ATGTATCGGTGGATCCTACACTAGTCGCAGTTCACAAGGAGACGAAGACAGCATATCAAGACAg CGCGGGTGGTCACGGTCGCGCACTCTGTCCGTGTCGTTCGCCGCGGGCGCAGCCTCGCCTCTTGACGGCGTCACGCAG ATAACCGAAGACGTTCAATTGGATTACGCAGAGTTAACATCAGTACCGCCCCTGCCATTGTGGACGTTACTTGTTGCTGACAAGGAATCGGCACATAACCCCTCAACTATACAAGAAGCTAAG GATTATAATGAACTATTTGAAGGATCTATGGAGGTCGAGGACGATCTGGATGCTCTTTTGTTAGAAGAAGAGGATGGGATCGATCGAAGACCCTCGATGCCTGAGAGACAATTGCTTTCTCACTTCGGACCAAGACaag GTCGTATTCTATCTCGTCTGCTGACTCACACACATCTTCCTGGTTTGAGTTCATTGGACCAGATGCACCTCCTGGCGTTGGCTGACACCGTTTCCACTTGTGACGCTGACTTTGCGGAGAGACTCACCAATTGTGCCAGAGTAGATGTGACCCAGGGACAAGGACAGGAAATTCTACCCG ACTCGCTGGATGACTGCGGGCTGAGATTCCTTCTAGCAATGAAACACTACGGATACCTGGCACGTTGTCTTCCGTTAGCCCAACGAGCTAGCCTTCAGCGAGCTGGTGTTGGAACCTGCAATCTAGTGTGGGCCTTCCACTCTGAGACCCACGACCAGCTCTTGGCTCTCATACCCGGTTATACTAAGGGACAGGCGAAATGGTCTACTATGAGGGAATTGg GCGTGGGGTGGTGGGTGCGCGGTGAGCTGTTACGGACATGCGTTGAACGTTTAGCTCGTGCCTCATATCTCGCCAAACAAGACCCTATGGATGCGGCGCTATATTACCTAGCCATGCGTAAAAAGACCCTCCTATGGGGTCTGTTCCGATCACACAGAGATGAAAAGATGACCGCT TTCTTCGCCAACGATTTCTCGGAAGATAGATGGCGTAAGGCCGCCTTGAAGAACGCGTTTGTGTTACTTGGGAAGCAGCGATTTGAACATGCAGCAGCTTTCTTCCTGTTGGGAGGAGCTTTGAAGGATGCTTTGGAA GTACTCATGACACGTTTATGCGATTTACAACTGGCAATGATTGTAGCTCGTCTTTATGAATCCGACAGTGCCCTTCCGCCCAGCTTAAAGAAATTACTGATGGATGAAATACTGGG AGGCGAAACGGAAGATCAAGAAATAGATCTAGAACACGCTCACCCAGATCCATTTATCCGATCCATGGCGCTATGGGAACTTAAACGCTATGGTGAAGCCTTAGATACATTATTGAGTCCGGCAGGCAGGCTTCATGCTGccaataataaagataatgaaCCGATGCCAAGCGTTTTTAACTTCTACGTGTATCTAAGAACTCATCCTCGTTTGAAGAGGCATAATATGCCTAGCCAG GGCGGTACATTAGCTCTTCTTCAGCAAGAGCCGGAGGAAGGCATAACTCGTTTGGAGCGTCGTCTATACTTCCAGACTGCGCATGGTCATTTTAAAGCCGGCTGCCCTGCCCTGGCCTTAGAAGTGCTATCTAAGCTGCCAGGCCGCGTCCGTGATGAACGTCCTCGTACTGGACCCACATCAGCCCCGTCTGTAGACCACGCGGTCATCCACTCGGGGCAGCTGGAGGAAACACCCAAAA AAGCTGAAGAATCGACCATGGATTGGGGCACATCAACGTCAATAGACTGGGGTGCGCCAGTGAGCACCGAAAAGAAAGACGAACTGGTTCTATCATGGGATGATGATGAAGACAATAA gtcAGAGGAGTCAGGAGCATCGACACCGCCGctggaaattaaaatcaacaaaGAGGAAGAACCCCTTGTTAATGGAGTTGTGGACTCAGATAAACCAGAAGAACCGCCTACAGTGGATATAATGGCACAGCAGTTAAAGTTCGTCGCCTGTCTCAAAATATTGATGGAAGAATTGAGCACCCTTGCCACCGGCTTTGAAGTGGACG gcGGGCATCTCCGTTATCAACTTTACATTTGGTTGGAGCGTGAAGTGGAAGCTCTTCGTCGTCTCTGTGGATATGTGTCAGCATCGGGGGCTGCCTCTGGCGGTGAACTAATCTGCGCTGATGGGGAATCCCCACCATTACCGGAAAAACCAACATTACATCAGCTGCTCGTGCGGGAGAAGTCAGATTTTGAGGCTAAAGTGCAACGGGCTGTGCGTAGAAAAAAATGGCTCAAag CTAACGAAACTCTCCTGCGTACGCTTCTGTCATACTGTTCACTGCATGGTGCTGGCGGCGGTGGCCTGGCATCAGTACGTATGGAATTGGTCTTGCTGCTGCAAGAACTGGGACAGGACAAACAGCATCAGCAACTGCTGTCGCCTCTGCCGTTCCCGACAACATTGCCGCTATTAGCAGCTGCTGTTGCTACTAATAACACAGTCGTTGCCGATCCCGTGCGTCATTTACAA TCTGTTGCTCACGACATGTTGGGCACGTTATCTGAGCTGGGTGTGCCTGGAGGGGGGGCATCCAGAGTGCTGCATACGTTACGAGAGTTGGCTGTGGCGCTATCCGCTTGTATATACCAGAGTTTATGCGACTCTGACACCTTCACCATCAAACATTCACATCACCACGACgg TATGATAGCGGAAACTCCCGGGACGACTAACCTACTTGTGAGACCGCGACGGTACTCAGTGGAAGAACTGTCCGTAACTACTCCGCCTAATAAATGGCCAG GTGTGTCAGCTCTTAGAGGCTTGGCTCTGCGAGCTGCGGAAGAGGAAGAAGCACCAAGATTACCAGTTCTACTGGCGGAGGCCTTCTGCGCTGTTTACTTGGCATTACTGGGATGGGCACTCGCAGCTAGAGACGCGCACTTACTTTATCGCCTAGCTGCACACACCACAGATAATAAAGcacattcaaaattattcgGTGGAGGTGTAAAAAGATTACTTACGACCGCACCAGCTACGCCCCAG cCAAAACTGGTTGAACGCACGGAAGGTACGTCAGTGTGGTCTTCGCTTCGAGAGAAGAGGGCTTTATTACACATGAGATTATTAGGTCTAGGACCCACCGCACCCCACAAGAACATACAGGAAGGTCGACCGACGTATCGAGAACAATTTGTACCTCCTCTATACAGCATACTGACTTTCCTCCTTACTAAG CCGACGCCGGAACAAGATCCTGACAGCAACGACTATGATTCAGCAGAATCCGGAGCTGATGAAGCAGAGGATAGTGGAAGTGATTGCGATGATGACGATATCTTCGATACTTCTAAAGTCAA GACCGAGAAACGCCGTAAGGGCGCCAACATGGAACACTGTGATGTGGATTCGTACTCTTGGTACGTAATGCGAGTGGCTGTTCTGCGACTTGCACAGCACAAACTGCAGCACTTCCTGCAGCTCTGCGGAATAGAGATGTCTG AACTGGCGACTACAAGTCCCACAGTCCACGGAGCGCTCCGTCGCCTGGAACAGTGGCAGCAGCAGTTGACTGAGACCTTGGAGTCACGCGCGCCGCCCACAGACTATATACCGGGCTGCTTCCCGGAACAAATCACCACAGGACCGCCCATTAACAAATACAG ATGCCTCTTAGAAAAACACAACACGCCGTTCAATTCTGCTCTGTATAGCTCAGCGCCCGCGCGCCGTTTGTGGAATTATCTCGTCCGACAGGAACAAGTCCAG GAGGTGTTTATTCGCGCTGTGTTTTCACGCCGTCGCACATGTTCGGAATCACACGAGCGGGCGCCGCGAAAGGACGACGATCTGCACAGTCCTGTAAGGATCATACACAAGGAACAGGACTCCATAGCGGCGTTCTGTCTTAACAGG GTCGGTGGAGGTCTTTTAGCGGTGGCTACGGCTCGTGAGGTCCAGGAGATGGATGTGTCGTTGCTGTTGCGCGGAGGAGCCTGCTGGGCCGAGGACGAGTGTGAGGTTGACCTGCTGGCGCTGGCCTCCGACCCCGCCGCTCTGCCTGATACTGGCTTCCTGCTCATACAGCATCATGATAA ACAAAATGGCGGTTCTGTACCCGGCACTGGCAACAATTCCCCGATGAACCCCAACTTGCCACAAGTACCTGTCGGAATGGCCAGTCAAACCGGAAGAGGA